ACAGATTGTATTGTCAATGGAACATTTGGAGTAAATTATTAATTATTCAACTTTTTGAAAAAAAATGCAAAGCAAAAAAAATATGACTATTTAATAAAAAAAGGGCGGTTTTTTAGATTTCGCCCTTTAGAAAAAATATTTATCGTCTTGTTTTTATTTTTTTATCTTTCTTAGCAAAATACTATAATAGGATTTTTTATCGTCTTTTATTAAATGCCTTTCTATCTCCACAAAACCGCATTTTTTATAGATTTTCATCAATTCCTCTTGAAAGTCAAAAACTTCGGCAATATAAACTTTAAAAGGCGTCAAAGAAACGACATTATTAACCAACTCTTCCTCGGCGTCTTGGCCTTTGAATTCATCCAAAATCTCAATAGGTTCCAAAAACGCTGTATCGTCGGGATAATGGCTGATAGGAAAACTGATGTGTTTAAACCTTTGGTAGCAGGCTTTGGCTTTGCCCTTCAAGAATTTTTTGAGTTCTTGTAATTGAAGATTCATAGCGCGTTTTTGGTTGCTGCTAATGCCCAGCATGCCTATTGGCTGGTCGCCTTCAAGCGCGACATAAAAGCAATCCAATTCAAACATATGCGAAAAAGCGTTTATCAGCGCTTGTTTGATTTGTTGTATTTTGGCTTCTTTGGTTTTTTCATTGTATAAAAATCCGAATTTGTTCTCATTATTAGCCACAAAAATATTCGCCAAGTCTTCCCTAATATTCTCAAGCTCGGCAGCGCTTTTTACAATGACCATAAAAAACTCCTCATAGCTTTATTGATTATAATTGTAACATAAATATCCGTTTATGCCAAGATTAATAAAAAACAAAAAGACAGTTCGTTATGTTCTGCCTTTTTGTGTAAAATAACTGTTTTTTGGAGTGGCTTTTATGAAAAAAATTCTTTATGTCGCGGTATACGAGGGGTCAATTTTGTCCATCTCGGGCACAAAGTCGTATGCTTGACCGTTGATTGTTCTTGCTATGGACACATTGTCTTTTGCGCGGTCTTGTAGCTGGGGCACGGGGTTTTGTTTGGCTTCCGCGCGGTAATCGGTTTGCCTTTGGTCTATATGTTTTTGGATAACCACATGGCTTGGCACGCGTTTGATATCGTTATTGATTTTATTTTGATAAAAGAAAAACTTGCTGTCGCGGGACAATTCTTGGACTGAAACATATTTTTCCTTTTGGGTTGTAAGTTCTATTTGGTTGGCTAAGACGCTGCGCACATATTCGCGCGTGTCATGAAACTGCAGCAGCTTGGGAAAAGTCTCGGGCACGAATTGGCGCCAATCCTTTTTTTCGTATTTTTTCAAAAGCTCGGCCGCTTTGTGCAAATGGGCGATTTCTTGCTCTAGGTGCAATTCCCAAACGGACTTGACATTGGGGTCAAGCTCGTCCATATAGAATGAGTAATATAAATAGCATTCCATATACTCGTGCAGCAACAGGCTTTCCAGCCATGTGCAATTGGGGTCTATCAAAGACCCGTAATGCGTCACATGCTGTTCTTCTATCATGGCTATTTCTTGATACAATTGCCTGCCCAAATCGGTATAATAATTATTGCCTATGTTCATATAAAAGTTCATTGTTTGCTGTTCGGCTGCGGTTATTATCAAGGTGTTTAGTTTGGTCCTGATGTCGGCTTTTTTGAAGTCAACATGGTATTTGGGCGAATCCATAGGATAGCGGTGTTCGGCTATGGTAGGTCTGCCGGGCGTAATATCCACATAGCTTTTGACAAGGTTTTCGGCGGGCGTGTCGCTGTCTAGGCTCATAAGATTGGCGTATCTGTATAGGTGGTCAAAGTCCTCAAGCAGCGCAAAATTCAGCGCGTTTTTCACATTTTGGTCGGGCTCGTTTTGGGCAAGCCAAGCCGTCAAATCCACAGCCACATGCTCGTAACCTATCGTGGTCTCTAGAGCGCCTTCGTTAATGGGCTTGAGCCAATTGATATGTTTTTGTTGCTGTTGCTCAATCCACCTTGTCATCGCGAGCTCGCGGCGCAAGTCGTTGTCGGCGCAATGGCGCTGGAATTGATGCGAAAATATAGCCGCTTCCACTTCTATGCCGTTCATCAAAATTATTCGGACTTTGGTGTAAGGGTCAACCGATTTTTTGTCGTAAGGGTTGGGATAGACGGTCTTCCAGTCCATAAAAAGATCGTCAATGGGCTTGGGTTTTTGTTCAAAAGGTCTAAACATTTTTTATACTCCTTAAAATTTTGTATTCTCTTTTACTAAAATTTACTATTTTATGCAAAAATATTCAAAAACCAAATAGCCGTAACAAAAAACAGGCTTTATTAAATGCGTTTTGACCAGCAATACATCTCCAATATCAACTTCGCCGTTTATAAAAAAACAGGGCTTTGTTAAAAAGCCCTGTCATTTTTATTTTTTTATTCCCAAGGGAATTTATATTGCTTAAGGTTTAGCAAATCCCTTACCTCGCTTAATTCTTTTTGGACGGAATGGTTAATGGGCACGCCGCTGTTTTTGCGCTCTTGCCAGACGAGGTATTCTTTCTCGCCCGCGGTATATATGCGCTCTTGGCCGGGAGCGCGCTTGGAAGCCCTTAACTCCCTTAAGATATTGCCCGCGATTTTTTTGAATGTTTGTGCGCCCATAAACGCCTCGGTATCAATGGCGATAAAGAAATGCCCTAGATGGAAAGGAACTTTTTTGCCGTCTTGGTCAAGTCCTGTAAGCATCTTGAGATAATTGCCTTGGGCAAGCGCCGCCGATAATATCTCCACAACGGTAGCGTAGCCATAGCCTTTGTATCCGGCAAGTTCTTCGCCTATGCCTCCCAAAGGCGCTAACGCCGCCTCGCCGCTTACCAAGTCTTTTAAAATCTGCTCGGAGTCCGTCTTGGGCTTGCCGTCCCTGCCTATTACCATGCCTTCGGGCGTGGGCTGCCCCATTCTCGCGAAATGCTCAATTTTGCCCCTTTGGGTTATGGAGGTGGCGCAGTCAAGGTTAAAAGGAAATTCTTCGTCCGTGGGCAAACCTATCGTAAGCGGATTGGTGCCCAGCATATTTTCCACGCCAAAGGTTGGCGCGATTGACGGGCGGGCGTTGGTGCCCGTTATGCCTATCATGTCATGTTTTATCGCCATGGAAGAATAATAGCCCGCTATGCCGTAATGAGTGGAGTTTCTGACCGCGACCATTCCCATGCCGTATTCTTTGGCTTTTTTTATGGCAAGTTCCATTGACTTGTAGGCTATTACCTGCCCCATTCCGTCATGACCGTCCACTACGGCCGTTGTGGGCGTTTGGCGGACGACTTCAAAATTGGTTACGGGGTTTTGGATTTTATCCAAAATCCTGTCTATGTAAATAGGCTTAAACCTGTTAACGCCGTGGGATTCTATCCCGCGCCTGTCGGCTTCCAATAAGACATCAGTACAAATCTCGGCGTCGGGCCTTGGCACGCCCACAGCGACAAAAGCGTCCGTCACAAAATCTTGAGCCGTTTTCCAATCCAATATCATTTTCATAAGAATTTTTCTCCTAAAAACATTACAATTTATTTTAACCCAATATAGTTATAAAATCAATAAAAAACCAAAACAAACAAAAATTAATGTTAAAAAATATTGGCGCCTAGCTAGTTAACGCGCGTTATTAAAAAAGGTCTTTAAAAAATCCAAAAAATCTTTTAAGGCCGCTTGGCTAATAGAATAATATGTCCATCTGCCGTCTTTTTGGGCGTTTACCAGTCCGCTTTCGGTCAGCATCTTCATATGATAACTCAAAGTCGGCTGGGTTATATTAAATTTTTCCAAAACTTTGCGGGCGGTTAGTTTGCCTTTTTTTAGCATATCAAATATCTTGATTCTGGTCTCGTCGCCCAAAATTTTGCAAATACGCGCATAATCAGAATAAGCCATAACGCGCTCCTTAATATATTTTTTGCTAATAAAATAAAGCCGTTTTTTTTAAAAAAACGGCCTTTATGGTTAAACCTTAATTATATTATATATTTTTTTAGATCGTGTCTTTTAATAGCGCTCTTTAGGTGCTCGCGGACATATTTTCTGTCTATAACGACATCAATCATAGGATGAACGCCGCTCGCGTTAAAAGAAATGTCTTCCAATAGATATTCCATGATAGTATGCAATCTTCTAGCGCCGATGTTTTCGCTGGTTTCGTTTTCCAGCGCCGCTATCTCGGCGATTTCTTCAATGGCGTCGGGCATAAATTTTAGATTGATATTATCCACTCTCAAAAGATCGGCGTATTGTTTGGTAATGGCGTTATCGGGCTTGGTCAAAATATCAATAAATTCTTTTTTGCCCAAGTTATCCATTTCCACTCTTATTGGAAACCTGCCCTGAAGCTCGGGGATCAAATCTTCTATTTTGCTTATATGGAACGCGCCCGAAGCTATAAACAGGATATAATCGGTGCGGATCGCGCCGTATTTGGTGTTGACCGTGGAGCCTTCCACTATGGGCAAAATATCCCTTTGGACGCCTTCCCTTGAAACATCAGGCCCGCTTGTGTTGCCGTTGCCGGCTATTTTGTCTATTTCATCAATAAAGATTATGCCCTCTTGCTCGGCGCGCCTTATGGCTTCGGCATTTATAGATTCCATATCTATCATGGCCTCGCTTTCTTCCTCAATGATTATCTTTATGGCGTCTTCGACCGCGAGCTTGCGGTTTTTGCGGCGCTTGTGCATAAGGCCGCCCATTAATTCGCTAAGATCAATAGCCGCGCCCATTCCGGGCAAAATCTCCATAGTTTTGGGTTTGTCAAGCACGGCTATTTCCACTATTGTTTTGTTGAGTTTGCCAGCTTTAACATCGGCTAAGATTTGGTCTTTTAGGACGGGTTCGTCCGAATTTTGCTTTTTTCGCTCGTTGTAGATGGCCTCGGCGACTTTTCTTTCGGCTATGTCTTTGGCCTTTTTTTCCACTTCTTTAAATTTCTCTTCCTTAACAAGCCTTACTGCGACCTCGGCCAAGTCTCTTATCATTGATTCCACATCGCGTCCGACATATCCAACTTCGGTGAATTTGGTGGCCTCAACCTTGACAAAAGGCGCTTTGACTAATTTGGCAAGGCGGCGCGCTATCTCGGTCTTGCCCACGCCCGTAGGGCCTTTCATTATGATATTTTTTGGCGTGACTTCGTCTCTTTGTTCGTCGCTTAGCTGGCTTCGTCTATATCTATTCCTTAAAGCTATCGCTACCGCGCGCTTTGCTTTATGCTGGCCTATAATGTATCTATCTAATTCGGCCACTATTTCTTTGGGTGACATATTCATAATTTTAGACTTCCTCCACGGTTATGTTTCTGTTGGTAAACACGCAAATATCGCCGGCAATCTCCAGCGCCTTAAGCGCGATTTCTTTGGCGTTAAGGTCCGTGTTTTTGACCAGCGCTCTTGCGGCGGCCAAAGCGTAATTGCCTCCCGAACCTATGGCGCAAACGCCGTCCTCGGGGTCAATCACATCGCCCATTCCGCTTATAATAAGCAAGTTATCCGCGTCCGCGACAATCATCATCGCTTCAAGTCTTCTAAGCAGCTTGTCGCCTCTCCAAAGTTTGGCAAGCTCCACCGAGCTTCGCATAAGATTGCCGCTGTATTTTTGCAGCATCTCTTCAAACCTGTCCGACAATGTAAAAGCGTCGGCGACCGAGCCCGAAAAACCTACCACTACTTTATCGTTATATAACCTTCTCACTTTAACGGCGTTGTTTTTTAAAATTACGCTTTGTCCGCTGGTTACTTGACCGTCGCCCGCTATCGCGGTGCGCCCGTCTTTTCGGACGGCGACTATTGTTGTGCCTTTTATCGCTTCCATAATCTACCTCTTTATTTTTGGAAATTTTTTGGGAAATGATTAATTAGTTTTATCTTTTTATTTTAACATAATTATATTTTAAATCAATAACTTAAGGTATGTTGTCATTAATGTCGCAGTATTGACAAAATTGCCGCATTTTTTCTAGCGCCCTTTTGGAGTATTCATTATATCTAGCGCGCTTGTCCTTGACCCGCTCTTTTAACGGCGGCAAAATTCCGAAATTTGCGTTCATTGGCTGGAAATTGTCATTGGGGGCGGTTATATAATTTATTAGCGCGCCCGTCATGGTCTCT
This region of Clostridiales bacterium genomic DNA includes:
- a CDS encoding winged helix-turn-helix transcriptional regulator; this translates as MAYSDYARICKILGDETRIKIFDMLKKGKLTARKVLEKFNITQPTLSYHMKMLTESGLVNAQKDGRWTYYSISQAALKDFLDFLKTFFNNAR
- the hslU gene encoding ATP-dependent protease ATPase subunit HslU; this translates as MNMSPKEIVAELDRYIIGQHKAKRAVAIALRNRYRRSQLSDEQRDEVTPKNIIMKGPTGVGKTEIARRLAKLVKAPFVKVEATKFTEVGYVGRDVESMIRDLAEVAVRLVKEEKFKEVEKKAKDIAERKVAEAIYNERKKQNSDEPVLKDQILADVKAGKLNKTIVEIAVLDKPKTMEILPGMGAAIDLSELMGGLMHKRRKNRKLAVEDAIKIIIEEESEAMIDMESINAEAIRRAEQEGIIFIDEIDKIAGNGNTSGPDVSREGVQRDILPIVEGSTVNTKYGAIRTDYILFIASGAFHISKIEDLIPELQGRFPIRVEMDNLGKKEFIDILTKPDNAITKQYADLLRVDNINLKFMPDAIEEIAEIAALENETSENIGARRLHTIMEYLLEDISFNASGVHPMIDVVIDRKYVREHLKSAIKRHDLKKYII
- a CDS encoding Ldh family oxidoreductase; the encoded protein is MKMILDWKTAQDFVTDAFVAVGVPRPDAEICTDVLLEADRRGIESHGVNRFKPIYIDRILDKIQNPVTNFEVVRQTPTTAVVDGHDGMGQVIAYKSMELAIKKAKEYGMGMVAVRNSTHYGIAGYYSSMAIKHDMIGITGTNARPSIAPTFGVENMLGTNPLTIGLPTDEEFPFNLDCATSITQRGKIEHFARMGQPTPEGMVIGRDGKPKTDSEQILKDLVSGEAALAPLGGIGEELAGYKGYGYATVVEILSAALAQGNYLKMLTGLDQDGKKVPFHLGHFFIAIDTEAFMGAQTFKKIAGNILRELRASKRAPGQERIYTAGEKEYLVWQERKNSGVPINHSVQKELSEVRDLLNLKQYKFPWE
- the hslV gene encoding ATP-dependent protease subunit HslV, with amino-acid sequence MEAIKGTTIVAVRKDGRTAIAGDGQVTSGQSVILKNNAVKVRRLYNDKVVVGFSGSVADAFTLSDRFEEMLQKYSGNLMRSSVELAKLWRGDKLLRRLEAMMIVADADNLLIISGMGDVIDPEDGVCAIGSGGNYALAAARALVKNTDLNAKEIALKALEIAGDICVFTNRNITVEEV